A region of Streptomyces deccanensis DNA encodes the following proteins:
- a CDS encoding TIGR02611 family protein, protein MDTGSYGTGEVAVAADGTKSDTNVANSEADVAKDEAPLGSRAPEFVRARRMLHLSWQVAIFVVGLAVVIAGVLMLVLPGPGWVVIFGGMAIWATEFVWAQLVLRWTKRKVTEATQRALDPKVRRRNIILTSIGLVIVAGLVGFYVWKFGFEMPWNIKNQ, encoded by the coding sequence ATGGATACGGGGAGTTACGGAACGGGGGAGGTCGCCGTGGCGGCCGACGGAACGAAGAGTGACACCAACGTAGCGAACAGTGAGGCCGATGTGGCCAAGGACGAGGCGCCGCTCGGATCCCGTGCGCCGGAATTCGTCAGAGCGCGCCGGATGCTGCACCTGAGCTGGCAGGTGGCCATCTTCGTCGTCGGTCTGGCGGTGGTGATCGCGGGTGTGCTCATGCTGGTGCTGCCCGGCCCCGGCTGGGTCGTGATCTTCGGCGGCATGGCGATCTGGGCGACCGAATTCGTCTGGGCCCAACTGGTGCTCCGCTGGACCAAGCGGAAGGTCACCGAGGCCACCCAGCGCGCCCTCGACCCCAAGGTGCGCCGCCGCAACATCATTCTGACGTCGATCGGCCTGGTGATCGTGGCCGGCCTCGTCGGTTTCTACGTCTGGAAGTTCGGCTTCGAGATGCCCTGGAACATCAAGAACCAGTGA
- a CDS encoding SsgA family sporulation/cell division regulator, which produces MNTTVSCELHLRLVVSSESSLPVPAGLRYDTADPYAVHATFHTGAEETVEWVFARDLLAEGLHRPTGTGDVRVWPSRSHGQGVVCIALSSPEGEALLEAPARALESFLKRTDAAVPPGTEHRHFDLDQELSHILAES; this is translated from the coding sequence ATGAACACCACGGTCAGCTGCGAGCTGCACCTGCGCCTCGTTGTGTCGAGCGAGTCCTCACTGCCCGTTCCCGCGGGACTGCGGTATGACACGGCCGATCCCTATGCCGTGCACGCCACCTTCCACACCGGAGCAGAGGAAACGGTCGAATGGGTGTTCGCCCGCGACCTCCTCGCCGAGGGCCTGCACCGGCCCACCGGCACCGGTGACGTCCGTGTCTGGCCGTCGCGCAGTCACGGCCAGGGCGTCGTGTGCATCGCCCTGAGCTCCCCGGAGGGCGAAGCCCTTCTCGAAGCCCCGGCGCGGGCCCTGGAGTCCTTCCTGAAGCGCACAGACGCCGCCGTGCCTCCCGGCACGGAACACCGGCACTTCGACCTCGATCAGGAGCTCTCGCACATCCTGGCGGAAAGCTAG
- a CDS encoding CGNR zinc finger domain-containing protein, with protein sequence MLITHDTRCSLDAVVDLVNTAPENDTATDGLATVAALADFVRRHDISDVGVLSEFDLAAVRRVRGRFAEVFAAADAASAASVINELVAAAGTTPRLTDHDGYDWHVHYFAPGASLTDHLSADCGMALAFFVVAGEQERLRRCEAPDCRRAFVDLSRNRSRRYCDSRTCGNRLHVAAYRARRKEAAG encoded by the coding sequence GTGCTGATCACCCACGACACCCGGTGTTCCCTAGACGCCGTGGTCGATCTGGTGAACACCGCGCCGGAGAACGACACGGCGACCGACGGGCTCGCGACCGTCGCGGCGCTCGCCGACTTCGTACGAAGGCACGACATCAGCGATGTCGGAGTGCTGTCGGAGTTCGACCTCGCGGCCGTGCGCCGGGTCCGTGGGCGGTTCGCGGAGGTCTTCGCCGCCGCCGACGCCGCCTCGGCCGCCTCGGTCATCAACGAGCTGGTCGCCGCGGCGGGCACCACCCCCCGTCTCACCGATCACGACGGCTACGACTGGCACGTGCACTACTTCGCGCCCGGCGCCTCGCTGACCGACCACCTCTCGGCGGACTGCGGCATGGCACTGGCCTTCTTCGTGGTCGCCGGGGAACAGGAGCGGCTGCGCCGCTGCGAGGCGCCCGACTGCCGACGCGCCTTCGTGGACCTCTCCCGCAACCGCTCGCGCCGCTACTGCGACAGCCGCACCTGCGGAAACCGCCTGCATGTGGCCGCCTACCGGGCACGCCGCAAGGAGGCGGCGGGCTGA
- a CDS encoding DsbA family protein, which yields MSDSSPVPSAVVLDVWCELQCPDCRDALDDIRALRARYGDRLDVRLRHFPLEKHKHAFAAAQAAEEAAEQGRAWPYVEAVLGRVEELGRSGEPFLVEAARELGLDAEEFDTALIDGRHILIVDADQAEGKAIGVTGTPTYVIGGERLDGGKSQAGLRERIEEIADRLLAEST from the coding sequence ATGAGCGACTCCTCCCCCGTGCCGTCCGCCGTCGTCCTGGACGTCTGGTGCGAACTCCAGTGTCCCGACTGCCGCGACGCCCTCGACGACATCCGCGCGCTGCGGGCCCGCTACGGCGACCGGCTCGACGTACGGCTGCGGCACTTCCCGTTGGAGAAGCACAAGCACGCCTTCGCCGCCGCGCAGGCCGCCGAGGAGGCCGCGGAGCAGGGGCGGGCGTGGCCGTACGTCGAGGCCGTGCTCGGCCGGGTCGAAGAGCTGGGCCGGTCCGGGGAGCCGTTCCTCGTGGAGGCCGCCCGTGAACTCGGCCTGGACGCCGAGGAGTTCGACACGGCGCTGATCGACGGACGGCACATCCTGATCGTCGACGCCGACCAGGCCGAGGGCAAGGCGATCGGTGTGACCGGCACGCCCACGTACGTCATCGGCGGCGAGCGTCTCGACGGCGGCAAGAGCCAGGCGGGGCTGCGCGAGCGGATCGAGGAGATCGCCGACCGCCTGCTGGCCGAGAGCACCTGA
- a CDS encoding GNAT family N-acetyltransferase, whose amino-acid sequence MTTTLRPIEPLQHAADGTRSRRYQVCVNSRPVGEIHLATRPDPGSTAARILDLRIDEPDRRRGRATVAALAAEEVARGWGCRRIEVSVPADAEPALRLAQALGYVLRNRGMSKTLGTTPPELPEGSRGRPMTEAEYGPWKEAGLEGYAQDLITRGVPEAEAYAKAALDYERCLPQGVASANSLCSVLEHEGTRVGTLWLWLTEDKASVYDVEADAAHRGRGHGRTLMLLAEAQAIAAGKPAIALNVFAGNFRAECLYDSLGYETTAYHLSKPLL is encoded by the coding sequence ATGACCACCACCCTGCGGCCCATCGAGCCGCTTCAGCACGCCGCCGACGGGACGCGCTCGCGTCGCTACCAGGTGTGTGTCAACAGCCGTCCCGTCGGCGAGATACACCTCGCCACGCGCCCCGACCCGGGGTCCACGGCCGCGCGGATCCTCGACCTGCGGATCGACGAACCGGACCGGCGGCGAGGCCGGGCCACCGTGGCGGCGCTCGCCGCCGAGGAGGTGGCCCGCGGCTGGGGCTGCCGGCGCATCGAGGTGTCCGTCCCGGCCGACGCCGAGCCCGCCCTGCGGCTGGCCCAGGCGCTCGGCTACGTCCTGCGTAACCGGGGCATGAGCAAGACCCTCGGGACCACCCCGCCCGAACTGCCCGAGGGCAGCAGGGGCAGACCCATGACCGAGGCCGAGTACGGGCCGTGGAAGGAAGCCGGGCTGGAGGGCTACGCCCAGGACTTGATCACCCGTGGCGTGCCCGAGGCGGAAGCGTACGCGAAGGCCGCCCTGGACTACGAGCGCTGCCTCCCGCAGGGAGTGGCCTCCGCGAACAGCCTGTGCAGCGTGCTGGAGCACGAGGGCACCAGAGTCGGCACCCTCTGGCTGTGGCTGACCGAGGACAAGGCCTCCGTGTACGACGTGGAGGCGGACGCCGCCCACCGGGGCAGGGGACACGGCCGTACGCTCATGCTGCTGGCCGAGGCCCAGGCGATCGCGGCCGGAAAGCCCGCCATCGCGCTCAACGTCTTCGCAGGCAACTTCCGGGCCGAATGCCTCTACGACTCCCTCGGCTACGAGACGACCGCGTACCACCTCTCCAAGCCGCTGCTCTGA
- a CDS encoding aminotransferase class IV, with product MKIWLDGGLQDIDSARVSVLDHGLTVGDGVFETVKAVGGRPFALTRHLDRLTRSARGLGLPEPDLDEVRRACAAVLEAEPIALGRLRITYTGGLSPLGSDRGDHGPTLVVALGETARRADSTATITVPWTRNERGALTGLKTTSYAENVVALARAHEQGATEALFANTVGRLCEGTGSNVFVVLDGEIHTPPVASGCLAGITRALVVEWTGARETDLPLDVLDHADEVFLTSSLRDVQSVHRVDARELSATPGPVTAKAMRVFDERSGDDLDP from the coding sequence GTGAAGATCTGGCTCGACGGCGGACTGCAGGACATCGACTCCGCCCGTGTCTCCGTCCTCGACCACGGACTGACCGTGGGCGACGGCGTCTTCGAGACCGTGAAGGCGGTCGGGGGCCGGCCGTTCGCGCTGACCCGCCACCTCGACCGGCTGACCCGCTCGGCCCGCGGACTCGGTCTGCCCGAGCCCGACCTCGACGAGGTGCGCCGCGCCTGCGCCGCCGTCCTGGAGGCCGAACCGATCGCGCTCGGCCGACTGCGCATCACCTACACCGGCGGCCTGTCCCCGCTCGGCTCCGACCGCGGCGACCACGGCCCGACCCTCGTCGTGGCCCTCGGCGAGACCGCCCGGCGGGCCGACTCCACCGCCACGATCACCGTCCCCTGGACCCGCAACGAGCGCGGCGCCCTCACCGGCCTGAAGACGACTTCGTACGCCGAGAACGTCGTCGCCCTCGCCCGAGCCCACGAACAGGGCGCCACCGAGGCGCTGTTCGCCAACACGGTGGGCCGGCTCTGCGAGGGCACGGGCTCCAACGTCTTCGTCGTCCTCGACGGCGAGATCCACACCCCACCGGTCGCCTCCGGCTGCCTCGCGGGCATCACCCGCGCCCTCGTCGTCGAGTGGACCGGCGCCCGCGAGACCGACCTGCCCCTGGACGTCCTGGACCACGCCGACGAGGTGTTCCTGACGTCGAGCCTGCGCGACGTGCAGTCGGTGCACCGCGTCGACGCCCGCGAGCTGTCGGCCACCCCGGGCCCGGTGACGGCCAAGGCGATGCGCGTCTTCGACGAGCGGTCGGGCGACGACCTGGACCCGTGA
- a CDS encoding chorismate-binding protein yields the protein MPDLPPLARFGNLVATGLTDVTSDAAALDSSGFWAVCADYEGGLVCARFSDVRREPAPAPVPGEWRGPRPDDWTSSLDRAAYTAGVRRIREHIAAGEVYQANLCRVLSAPVAPDADVDALTALLARGNPAPFAGTIRLPAYGVEIATASPELFLRRDGRVVESGPIKGTGRTEADLLEKDYAENVMIVDLVRNDIGQVCATGTVTVPDLCVVEKHPGLVHLVSLVRGDLRDGTGWPELLRAAFPPGSVTGAPKSSALRIIDALETAPRGPYCGGVGWVDADRGTAELAVGIRTFWIDRAAGELRFGTGAGITWGSDPEAEWRETELKAARLLAVASGTYEASGRTLT from the coding sequence GTGCCCGACCTCCCTCCGCTCGCCCGCTTCGGCAACCTCGTGGCCACCGGTCTCACCGATGTGACCAGCGACGCCGCCGCCCTGGACTCCTCCGGCTTCTGGGCCGTGTGCGCGGACTACGAGGGCGGTCTGGTGTGCGCGCGCTTCAGTGACGTACGTCGCGAACCCGCGCCGGCGCCGGTGCCGGGGGAGTGGCGCGGGCCGCGCCCCGACGACTGGACGTCCTCGCTCGACCGCGCCGCGTACACGGCGGGCGTGCGCCGGATCCGAGAGCACATCGCGGCCGGGGAGGTGTACCAGGCGAACCTGTGCCGGGTGCTGTCCGCACCCGTCGCGCCGGACGCCGACGTGGACGCCCTGACCGCGCTGCTGGCCCGCGGCAACCCGGCCCCCTTTGCAGGAACGATTCGCCTCCCGGCGTACGGCGTCGAGATCGCCACCGCCTCACCCGAACTCTTCCTGCGCCGCGACGGCCGTGTCGTCGAGTCCGGCCCGATCAAGGGCACCGGACGCACCGAGGCGGACCTCCTGGAGAAGGACTACGCCGAGAACGTGATGATCGTCGACCTGGTCCGCAACGACATCGGACAGGTCTGCGCCACCGGCACCGTGACCGTCCCCGACCTCTGCGTGGTCGAGAAGCATCCGGGGCTGGTGCATCTGGTCTCGTTGGTACGAGGTGACCTGCGCGACGGCACCGGCTGGCCCGAACTGCTCCGCGCCGCCTTCCCGCCCGGCTCCGTCACCGGAGCGCCCAAGTCGAGCGCCCTGCGGATCATCGACGCCCTGGAGACCGCCCCGCGCGGCCCGTACTGCGGAGGCGTCGGCTGGGTGGACGCCGACCGGGGCACGGCGGAGCTGGCCGTCGGCATCCGCACCTTCTGGATCGACCGCGCGGCGGGCGAACTGCGCTTCGGCACCGGTGCGGGCATCACCTGGGGGTCGGACCCCGAGGCGGAGTGGCGCGAAACCGAGCTGAAGGCCGCCCGGCTGCTCGCGGTAGCGTCGGGAACGTACGAGGCGAGTGGGAGGACCCTTACGTGA
- a CDS encoding zf-TFIIB domain-containing protein codes for MQCPKCHAPMHTYNRSGVQIEQCSGCRGIFLDYGELEALTRLEGQWAGGPGVPPPPAAPQYPAGGGHNAPAWGAPHGGHGGGHHGGHHGHHNRGFGHMLFSS; via the coding sequence ATGCAGTGTCCGAAGTGCCATGCGCCGATGCACACCTACAACCGCAGTGGCGTCCAGATCGAGCAGTGCAGCGGCTGTCGCGGGATCTTCCTCGACTACGGCGAGCTGGAGGCCCTGACCCGCCTGGAGGGCCAGTGGGCGGGCGGCCCCGGCGTGCCGCCGCCGCCGGCCGCCCCGCAGTACCCGGCGGGCGGCGGCCACAATGCCCCGGCCTGGGGCGCTCCGCACGGCGGTCACGGTGGTGGGCACCACGGCGGCCACCACGGCCACCACAACCGGGGCTTCGGCCACATGCTGTTCTCCAGCTGA
- a CDS encoding phosphotransferase family protein, giving the protein MTTTDPAAPAVLPALKAKLRGTAHPESTPCTHPDTVLAERADGTVVRHANTVAKAHAPDTDPTHLALRLTVAASHPDTLLAPLYTTPTPLHDRLVTFWPYGTPVDPDTPEAAPWEEAATLLARLHRQPPPPGLPPMRGPAKAAQAVARLEAAAPHHPATAPILRAWRTLPAWARSETPMPDTTTLCHGDLHLGQLVRHPATTGPWRLIDVDDLGVGVPTWDLARPAAWYACGLLHPDDWSRFLTAYRSADGPALPAHGEPWPVLDVPARALTVQTAALAIAKSTASGHPLDDAQQSVVDACDRMGSIPPELVEPFPK; this is encoded by the coding sequence ATGACCACCACCGACCCGGCCGCCCCCGCCGTACTCCCCGCCCTCAAGGCGAAACTACGCGGCACGGCCCACCCGGAATCCACCCCCTGCACCCACCCCGACACGGTCCTCGCGGAACGCGCCGACGGCACGGTCGTCCGCCACGCGAACACCGTCGCCAAGGCGCACGCCCCCGACACGGACCCCACCCACCTGGCCCTCCGCCTGACCGTCGCCGCCTCCCACCCCGACACCCTCCTGGCGCCCCTCTACACCACCCCCACCCCCCTCCACGACCGCCTCGTCACGTTCTGGCCGTACGGCACCCCCGTGGACCCCGACACCCCGGAGGCCGCCCCCTGGGAGGAGGCGGCCACCCTCCTCGCCCGCCTCCACCGGCAGCCCCCACCCCCGGGCCTGCCCCCCATGCGCGGCCCGGCCAAGGCGGCCCAGGCCGTCGCCCGGCTGGAAGCCGCGGCACCCCACCACCCCGCCACGGCACCGATCCTCCGCGCCTGGCGCACCCTCCCCGCCTGGGCCAGGTCCGAGACCCCCATGCCGGATACGACCACCCTCTGCCACGGCGACCTGCACCTCGGCCAACTGGTCCGCCACCCCGCGACCACCGGCCCGTGGCGCCTCATCGACGTCGACGACCTGGGCGTGGGCGTCCCCACCTGGGACCTCGCCCGCCCGGCCGCCTGGTACGCCTGCGGCCTCCTGCACCCCGACGACTGGTCCCGCTTCCTCACCGCGTACCGGAGCGCCGACGGCCCCGCGCTCCCCGCACACGGCGAACCCTGGCCCGTACTGGATGTACCGGCCCGCGCACTCACCGTGCAGACCGCGGCCCTGGCGATCGCGAAGTCCACCGCCTCCGGACACCCTCTCGACGACGCGCAGCAGTCCGTTGTGGACGCTTGTGACCGAATGGGAAGCATCCCGCCGGAGTTGGTGGAGCCTTTCCCGAAGTAG
- a CDS encoding serine/threonine-protein kinase, giving the protein MNMAMMRLRREDPRVVGSFRIHRRLGAGGMGVVYLGSDRRGQRVALKVIRPDLAEDQEFRSRFAREVSAARRIRGGCTARLVAADLEADRPWFATQYVPGPSLHDKIAEEGPMSAADVAAVGAALSEGLVAVHEAGVVHRDLKPSNILLSPKGPRIIDFGIAWATGASTLTHVGTAVGSPGFLAPEQVRGAAVTPATDVFSLGATLAYAATSDSPFGHGSSEVMLYRVVHEEPQLRGVPDALAPLVRACLAKDPDERPSTLQLSLRLKEIAAREAQGLADVRPPAPRGDPDRPSGRLAEQYVEQRTLRQPPETRRAQPGAAGTPLPRTGGGSRTGGGGASRTGGGSRPGARPASARNTSGSGKRPAPRSGAGRSGPRTNGTGRRPANPRLLRQRLFVFVVVTLLAALGIATAQGCQGPPRGLGGDDLRPERAVVELRGD; this is encoded by the coding sequence ATGAACATGGCGATGATGCGCCTGAGGCGCGAGGACCCGCGCGTCGTCGGCTCGTTCAGGATCCACAGACGGCTCGGCGCGGGCGGGATGGGCGTCGTCTACCTGGGCTCCGACCGGCGTGGACAGCGTGTCGCGCTCAAGGTGATCCGGCCGGATCTGGCGGAGGACCAGGAGTTCCGGTCGCGGTTCGCGCGCGAGGTGTCGGCTGCGCGGCGGATCAGGGGCGGGTGCACCGCCCGGCTGGTCGCCGCCGATCTGGAGGCGGACCGTCCGTGGTTCGCCACGCAGTACGTGCCGGGGCCCTCGCTGCACGACAAGATCGCCGAGGAGGGACCCATGTCGGCCGCCGACGTGGCCGCCGTCGGCGCCGCCCTCTCCGAGGGGCTCGTGGCCGTGCACGAGGCCGGGGTCGTACACCGGGACCTGAAGCCGTCCAACATCCTGTTGTCCCCCAAGGGGCCTCGGATCATCGACTTCGGCATCGCCTGGGCGACCGGGGCCTCCACCCTGACCCATGTCGGCACCGCCGTGGGGTCGCCCGGGTTCCTCGCGCCCGAGCAGGTGCGTGGCGCCGCGGTCACACCGGCCACGGACGTCTTCTCCCTCGGGGCCACGCTCGCCTACGCGGCGACCTCCGACTCGCCCTTCGGACACGGCAGTTCGGAGGTCATGCTCTACCGCGTGGTGCACGAGGAGCCGCAACTGCGCGGGGTGCCCGACGCGCTGGCCCCGCTGGTGCGGGCCTGTCTGGCGAAGGATCCGGACGAGCGGCCCAGCACGCTGCAACTGTCGCTGCGGCTCAAGGAGATCGCCGCCCGTGAGGCGCAGGGGCTGGCCGACGTACGGCCGCCGGCGCCGCGCGGTGATCCGGACCGGCCCTCGGGGCGGCTCGCGGAGCAGTACGTCGAGCAGCGCACGTTGCGGCAGCCGCCGGAGACCCGTCGGGCGCAGCCCGGTGCGGCGGGAACGCCGTTGCCCCGGACCGGGGGCGGGTCCCGGACCGGTGGGGGCGGCGCTTCGCGGACCGGCGGCGGTTCCCGGCCGGGGGCGCGGCCCGCGTCGGCCCGCAACACCTCGGGGTCCGGGAAGCGGCCCGCTCCGCGCAGTGGTGCGGGGCGGTCGGGGCCCAGGACCAACGGGACCGGGCGGCGGCCCGCCAATCCTCGGTTGCTGCGGCAGCGGCTCTTCGTGTTCGTCGTGGTGACCCTGCTGGCCGCGCTCGGGATCGCCACGGCGCAAGGGTGTCAGGGGCCGCCGCGCGGGCTCGGCGGGGACGACCTCCGGCCGGAACGGGCGGTTGTGGAGTTGCGCGGCGACTGA
- a CDS encoding TrmH family RNA methyltransferase, which translates to MADLITVEDPDDPRLRDYTGLTDVELRRRREPAEGLFIAEGEKVIRRAKEAGYEMRSMLLSAKWVDVMRDVIDELPAPVYAVSPELAEQVTGYHVHRGALASMQRKPLPTADQLLGVARRVVIMESVNDHTNIGAIFRSAAALGMDAVLLSPDCADPLYRRSVKVSMGAVFSVPYARLDIWPKGLDAVRDAGFTLLALTPDEKAKSLDEAAPHRMDRVALMLGAEGDGLSTKALMSADEWVRIPMAHGVDSLNVGAAAAVAFYAVATGRPAP; encoded by the coding sequence GTGGCCGATCTCATCACCGTTGAGGACCCCGACGACCCGCGCCTGCGCGACTACACCGGCCTGACCGACGTGGAGCTGCGCCGCAGGCGCGAACCCGCCGAAGGCCTGTTCATCGCCGAGGGCGAGAAGGTCATCAGACGGGCCAAGGAAGCCGGCTACGAGATGCGCTCGATGCTGCTCTCCGCCAAGTGGGTCGACGTCATGCGCGACGTCATCGACGAACTCCCGGCCCCCGTCTACGCGGTCAGCCCCGAACTCGCCGAACAGGTCACCGGCTACCACGTCCACCGGGGCGCCCTCGCCTCCATGCAACGCAAGCCCCTGCCGACCGCCGACCAACTCCTGGGGGTCGCCCGCCGGGTCGTGATCATGGAGTCGGTCAACGACCACACCAACATCGGCGCGATCTTCCGCTCGGCCGCCGCCCTCGGCATGGACGCGGTCCTGCTCTCCCCGGACTGCGCCGACCCGCTCTACCGCCGAAGCGTCAAGGTCTCCATGGGCGCGGTCTTCTCCGTCCCGTACGCCCGTCTCGACATCTGGCCCAAGGGCCTCGACGCGGTCCGCGACGCGGGCTTCACCCTGCTCGCCCTCACCCCGGACGAGAAGGCGAAGTCCCTCGACGAGGCCGCCCCGCACCGTATGGACCGCGTGGCCCTCATGCTCGGAGCCGAGGGCGACGGCCTCTCCACCAAGGCCCTGATGTCCGCCGACGAATGGGTCCGCATCCCCATGGCCCACGGAGTCGACTCCCTCAACGTGGGCGCGGCGGCGGCCGTGGCGTTCTACGCGGTGGCGACGGGCCGCCCGGCTCCGTAA
- the cobA gene encoding uroporphyrinogen-III C-methyltransferase, which translates to MAEHPAYPVGLRLAGRRVVVIGGGQVAQRRLPALIAAGADIVLVSPSATPSVEAMVDAGELTWEKRRYAEGDLAEAWYVLIATGDPEANARASAEAERHRIWCVRSDSAEEATAWTPATGHSEGVTVAVLTARAEGRDPRHTAAIRDAVVEGLRDGTLVAPHHRTRTPGVSLVGGGPGDPDLITVRGRRLLAEADVVIADRLGPRDLLAELPPHVEVIDAAKIPYGRFMAQEAINNALIEHAKQGKSVVRLKGGDPYVFGRGMEELQALAEAGIPCTVVPGISSSISVPSAAGIPVTHRGVAHEFTVVSGHVAPDDERSLVDWPALARLTGTLVILMGVDKIGRIAETLVANGKSPDTPVALIQEGTTAAQRRVDATLATVAETVRTREVKPPAVIVIGEVVKVGPGTEA; encoded by the coding sequence ATGGCCGAACACCCCGCCTACCCCGTAGGCCTCCGCCTCGCCGGCCGCCGAGTGGTCGTCATCGGCGGCGGCCAGGTCGCCCAACGCCGCCTCCCCGCCCTCATCGCGGCCGGCGCCGACATCGTCCTCGTCTCCCCGTCGGCGACCCCGTCCGTGGAGGCGATGGTGGACGCGGGCGAGCTGACCTGGGAGAAGCGCCGCTACGCGGAGGGCGACCTGGCCGAGGCCTGGTACGTCCTGATCGCCACCGGCGACCCGGAGGCGAACGCCCGCGCGTCCGCCGAGGCGGAGCGCCACCGCATCTGGTGCGTGCGCTCCGACAGCGCCGAGGAGGCCACGGCCTGGACCCCGGCGACCGGCCACAGCGAGGGCGTCACGGTCGCCGTCCTCACCGCCCGCGCCGAGGGCCGCGACCCCCGCCACACCGCCGCCATCCGCGACGCGGTCGTCGAGGGCCTGCGCGACGGCACCCTCGTCGCCCCCCACCACCGCACCCGCACCCCCGGGGTCTCCCTGGTCGGCGGCGGCCCCGGCGACCCGGACCTCATCACCGTGCGCGGCCGCCGTCTCCTCGCCGAGGCCGACGTCGTCATCGCCGACCGCCTCGGCCCCCGCGACCTCCTCGCCGAACTCCCGCCGCACGTCGAGGTGATCGACGCCGCGAAGATCCCGTACGGCCGTTTCATGGCACAGGAGGCCATCAACAACGCGCTGATCGAGCACGCCAAGCAGGGCAAGTCGGTCGTCCGTCTCAAGGGCGGTGACCCGTACGTCTTCGGCCGTGGCATGGAGGAGCTCCAGGCCCTCGCCGAGGCCGGCATCCCCTGCACGGTCGTCCCCGGCATCTCCAGCTCGATCTCCGTGCCGAGCGCGGCCGGCATCCCGGTCACCCACCGGGGCGTCGCCCACGAGTTCACCGTGGTCAGCGGCCATGTGGCCCCCGACGACGAGCGCTCCCTGGTGGACTGGCCCGCCCTTGCCCGCCTCACCGGCACCCTCGTGATCCTCATGGGCGTCGACAAGATCGGCCGGATCGCCGAGACGCTGGTGGCGAACGGCAAGTCCCCGGACACCCCGGTCGCCCTGATCCAGGAGGGCACCACGGCCGCCCAGCGCCGGGTCGACGCGACGCTCGCCACGGTCGCCGAGACCGTGCGGACGCGGGAGGTCAAGCCGCCGGCGGTCATCGTCATCGGCGAGGTCGTGAAGGTGGGGCCCGGGACGGAGGCGTGA